A section of the Neisseria dumasiana genome encodes:
- a CDS encoding DNA cytosine methyltransferase: MNTNNLFNIDDKSWKNYLFSQPNAHIRLATVFSGIGAIEQAFNRLKLNHSIIFAGDIDANVKKSYLGNYTLDEKFWHNDITQFDAKPFKNQVDILVGGSPCQAFSMVGKRAGLEDTRGTLFYDFARVVDEVQPKVFIYENVKGLLNHDNGKTWEVVQSVFHSLGYDLYFQVMNSKDYGIPQHRERIFVVGFHTPLKNGFQFPEKIKLEHTMQDFLEDYTDSKYFLREKGVKFVTSSKNRQKRYTQINGDIALCQKANQQFNWHGDFIFQAACESEFDDFIFDVNDVEEKYYLSDKIKNYVLAEGTKNFKTSTKTDLSIARPLLQTMHKMHRAGVDNYVTHNRGRIRKLTPRECLRLMGFRDDFKILVSDTQMYRQAGNSIVVDVLIALLKQMDITQYGE, from the coding sequence ATGAATACGAATAATTTATTTAATATCGACGATAAAAGTTGGAAAAATTACCTTTTCTCGCAACCCAATGCACACATCAGATTAGCTACTGTATTTAGTGGAATTGGTGCAATTGAACAGGCATTTAATCGTTTAAAATTAAATCATTCTATTATTTTTGCAGGCGATATTGATGCAAATGTCAAAAAAAGTTATCTTGGCAACTATACACTTGATGAAAAATTTTGGCATAACGATATTACGCAATTTGATGCAAAACCATTTAAAAATCAAGTTGATATTTTAGTTGGTGGTAGTCCTTGTCAAGCCTTTTCAATGGTAGGAAAACGTGCAGGATTGGAGGATACACGCGGAACATTATTTTATGATTTCGCTCGTGTAGTTGATGAAGTACAACCCAAAGTGTTTATTTATGAAAATGTGAAAGGTTTACTCAATCACGATAATGGAAAAACTTGGGAAGTGGTACAAAGTGTTTTTCATTCATTGGGGTACGATTTGTATTTTCAAGTGATGAACAGCAAAGACTATGGTATTCCTCAACATCGTGAACGTATTTTTGTGGTGGGTTTTCACACGCCACTTAAAAATGGATTTCAGTTTCCTGAAAAAATTAAATTAGAGCATACCATGCAAGATTTTTTGGAAGACTATACAGACAGTAAATATTTTTTACGTGAAAAAGGCGTAAAATTTGTTACTAGCTCAAAAAATCGGCAAAAACGTTATACACAAATCAACGGAGATATTGCATTGTGTCAAAAAGCTAATCAACAATTTAATTGGCACGGTGATTTTATTTTTCAGGCTGCCTGTGAATCAGAATTTGATGATTTTATTTTCGATGTCAATGATGTTGAAGAAAAATATTATTTATCTGACAAAATCAAGAATTATGTTTTAGCTGAGGGAACAAAAAATTTTAAAACCAGCACAAAAACAGATTTATCTATTGCTCGTCCATTATTACAAACAATGCACAAAATGCACCGTGCAGGTGTGGATAATTACGTTACACATAATCGTGGGCGTATTCGGAAATTAACACCACGTGAATGTTTGCGTTTAATGGGATTTCGTGATGATTTTAAAATTTTAGTGAGCGATACACAGATGTATCGCCAGGCCGGAAATAGTATCGTTGTTGATGTTTTGATTGCTCTTTTAAAACAAATGGATATCACTCAATATGGAGAATAA
- the ftsB gene encoding cell division protein FtsB, producing MKWVTLVLITALAWFQYSLWLSKGGWRDMWRLQDQVAAQEEKNQALTLRNNALTAEVNDLAEGQDAIAEIARVDLGYIQNGETYYRLVYRR from the coding sequence ATGAAGTGGGTTACCCTGGTTTTAATTACCGCGCTGGCATGGTTCCAATACAGCCTTTGGCTCTCCAAAGGTGGTTGGCGCGATATGTGGCGTCTGCAAGACCAAGTTGCCGCGCAGGAAGAAAAAAATCAGGCACTGACTTTGCGTAACAATGCCCTTACGGCAGAAGTAAACGATTTGGCCGAAGGCCAAGATGCCATAGCCGAAATTGCACGGGTGGATTTAGGCTACATCCAAAACGGAGAAACCTACTACCGCTTGGTTTACCGCCGCTAA
- the ptsN gene encoding PTS IIA-like nitrogen regulatory protein PtsN — MSLISEILPLSHIVLDLEVSSKKRIFEQAGLLLENEAGLARADVFDCLFAREKLGTTGLGQGVAIPHGRHASVKKAVGAFIRTQEPVAFDAPDGKPVSLIFVLLVPENATGEHLEVLSKLAGRFSQKSVREALMAATSAEEVQQLLKEE; from the coding sequence ATGAGCCTGATCAGCGAAATCTTGCCTTTATCACATATTGTGCTGGATTTAGAAGTCAGCAGTAAAAAACGCATATTCGAGCAAGCCGGGCTGCTGCTTGAAAACGAAGCCGGATTAGCCCGCGCAGATGTGTTCGACTGCCTGTTTGCCCGCGAAAAACTCGGCACCACCGGCTTGGGTCAAGGCGTGGCCATTCCCCACGGCCGCCATGCTTCGGTTAAAAAAGCCGTAGGTGCATTCATCCGCACGCAAGAACCCGTGGCATTCGATGCGCCCGACGGCAAACCCGTTTCTCTGATTTTCGTGCTGTTGGTACCCGAAAACGCCACCGGCGAGCATCTTGAAGTGCTGTCGAAACTGGCAGGCAGATTCTCCCAAAAATCAGTACGCGAAGCATTGATGGCTGCCACATCTGCCGAAGAAGTGCAGCAGCTTTTAAAAGAAGAGTAA
- a CDS encoding pseudouridine synthase, giving the protein MNTKKISSKRELRDGAPAKKKASRKNTGKFSDGLKNKTGVKEAAGKPAAPKTQASRAKKLVVRNPNQKIMERARDLKEKRVDLDSFEPVRLQKALAASGVGSRREMEDWITQGLVTVNGKTARLGDKVSPDDQVTVKGNVIKLKWPDRLPRIILYYKQEGEIVSRDDPQGRVSIFDRLPQAASSRWVAIGRLDINTSGLLILTTSGELVNRFAHPSFEVEREYAVRVLGGLDTEQMKMLTEEGVILEDGLAKVERIYEQGGEGANKWYNVIIKEGRNREVRRIFEHFGLTVSRLVRVGFGPIGLPNRLKRGQFYELNPAEVAGVMKWADMPLPGSRRRR; this is encoded by the coding sequence GTGAACACCAAAAAAATCTCAAGCAAACGTGAATTGCGCGACGGCGCACCGGCCAAGAAAAAGGCTTCCCGCAAAAACACAGGCAAGTTTTCAGACGGCCTTAAGAATAAAACAGGCGTAAAAGAAGCCGCAGGCAAACCTGCCGCGCCGAAAACGCAGGCTTCCCGCGCCAAAAAGCTGGTGGTGCGCAATCCCAATCAAAAAATCATGGAACGCGCCCGCGATTTGAAAGAAAAACGGGTCGATTTAGACAGTTTCGAGCCGGTGCGCCTGCAAAAAGCCCTTGCCGCATCGGGCGTGGGTTCGCGCCGTGAAATGGAAGACTGGATTACGCAGGGCTTGGTTACCGTTAACGGCAAAACCGCCCGGCTTGGCGACAAAGTTTCGCCCGACGACCAAGTTACCGTTAAAGGCAACGTAATCAAGCTCAAATGGCCCGACCGCCTGCCGCGCATTATTCTCTATTACAAGCAAGAAGGCGAAATCGTCTCTCGCGACGACCCGCAAGGCCGCGTGAGCATTTTCGACCGCCTGCCCCAAGCCGCCAGCAGCCGTTGGGTGGCCATCGGCCGTTTGGACATCAACACCAGCGGCCTGTTGATCCTTACCACATCAGGCGAACTGGTCAACCGCTTCGCCCACCCCAGCTTTGAAGTCGAACGCGAATACGCCGTGCGCGTGTTGGGCGGGCTGGACACCGAACAGATGAAAATGCTTACCGAAGAAGGCGTGATCTTGGAAGACGGTTTGGCCAAAGTGGAACGCATTTACGAGCAAGGCGGCGAAGGGGCAAACAAATGGTACAACGTGATCATTAAAGAAGGCCGCAACCGCGAAGTGCGCCGCATTTTCGAGCATTTCGGCTTAACCGTGAGCCGTCTCGTGCGCGTCGGCTTCGGCCCCATCGGTTTGCCCAACCGCTTGAAACGCGGCCAGTTTTACGAGCTGAATCCGGCCGAAGTGGCGGGCGTGATGAAATGGGCCGACATGCCCCTGCCCGGCTCCCGCCGCCGCAGATAA
- the hprK gene encoding HPr(Ser) kinase/phosphatase, which yields MPSISVRRLYQDNQHKLQLAWAAGTAGADNRIGVEADKPVLALVGHLNFIHPNQVQVLGVAEVEYLQRMEAGETAAGFYQLFDLPMSLVIVANDLPVPPVLRDYCHTNNVPLLMSKRESPYLMDVLRIYLQRVLAVSTIKHGVFLDVFEIGVLITGQSGLGKSELALELISRGHSLIADDAVELYRTGPETLDGRCPPMLRDFLEVRGLGVLNVRHIFGETSIRPKKILQLIINLVPADDEYMKRLDRLSIRSETESILDVNVRSVTLPVAIGRNLAVLVEAAVRNYILQLRGKDSTKEFLERHQTMLKENESGHENSID from the coding sequence ATGCCCAGCATATCAGTACGCCGCCTTTACCAAGACAACCAGCACAAGCTGCAACTGGCTTGGGCAGCAGGAACGGCGGGCGCCGACAACCGTATCGGCGTTGAGGCCGACAAGCCCGTTTTGGCGCTGGTCGGCCATTTGAATTTTATCCACCCCAACCAAGTGCAGGTTTTGGGCGTAGCGGAAGTCGAATACCTGCAACGCATGGAGGCCGGAGAAACCGCCGCCGGTTTTTATCAGCTTTTCGATCTGCCCATGTCGCTCGTTATCGTGGCGAACGATCTGCCCGTGCCGCCCGTGCTGCGCGACTACTGCCACACCAATAACGTGCCTTTGCTGATGTCCAAACGGGAAAGCCCGTATCTGATGGACGTTTTGCGCATTTACCTGCAACGCGTATTGGCCGTATCCACCATCAAACACGGCGTGTTTCTCGACGTGTTTGAAATCGGCGTATTGATCACCGGCCAATCCGGGCTGGGTAAAAGCGAGCTGGCGTTGGAGCTGATTTCCCGCGGTCACAGCCTGATTGCCGACGATGCGGTAGAGCTATACCGCACAGGCCCCGAAACCCTCGACGGCCGCTGCCCGCCGATGCTGCGGGATTTTCTGGAAGTGCGCGGGTTGGGCGTGCTCAACGTCCGCCACATTTTCGGCGAAACTTCCATCCGCCCCAAAAAAATACTTCAATTAATCATCAATCTGGTTCCGGCCGACGACGAATACATGAAACGGCTCGACCGCCTGAGCATCCGCTCCGAAACCGAATCCATTTTAGATGTTAACGTGCGTTCCGTTACCCTGCCCGTCGCCATCGGCCGCAACCTCGCCGTATTGGTCGAAGCCGCCGTGCGCAACTATATTCTGCAGCTGCGCGGCAAAGACAGCACCAAAGAATTTTTGGAACGCCACCAAACCATGCTGAAAGAAAACGAATCCGGCCATGAAAATAGTATTGATTAG
- the eno gene encoding phosphopyruvate hydratase: MSTIVDIFAREILDSRGNPTVECDVLLESGVMGRAAVPSGASTGQKEALELRDGDKTRYLGKGVLQAVEHVNNEIAQALIGLDASEQSYIDQVMIELDGTDNKGRLGANATLAVSMAVARAAAEDAGLPLYRYLGGAGPMAMPVPMMNVINGGAHANNSLDIQEFMIMPVGAKSFREALRCGAEIFHALKKLCDEKGFPTTVGDEGGFAPNLNSHEEALQLMQEAVKAAGYTPGEDVLFALDCASSEFYKDGKYHLSAEGLALSSEEFADYLAKLVDTYPIVSIEDGMDENDWAGWKHLTEKLGKKVQLVGDDLFVTNPKILADGIEQGIANALLVKVNQIGTLSETLKAVELAKRNRYTSVMSHRSGETEDSTIADLAVATNCMQIKTGSLSRSDRMAKYNQLLRIEEELAEAAYYPGKAAFYQLGK; encoded by the coding sequence ATGAGCACAATCGTTGATATTTTTGCCCGCGAAATTCTGGATTCCCGCGGTAATCCCACCGTTGAGTGCGACGTATTGCTGGAGTCGGGCGTAATGGGGCGTGCCGCCGTACCCTCCGGCGCATCCACCGGCCAAAAAGAAGCATTGGAACTGCGCGACGGCGACAAAACCCGTTATTTGGGCAAAGGCGTGCTGCAAGCCGTAGAACATGTCAACAACGAAATCGCTCAAGCCCTGATTGGCTTGGACGCATCCGAGCAAAGCTACATCGACCAAGTGATGATTGAACTGGACGGCACCGACAACAAAGGCCGTTTGGGTGCCAACGCCACTTTGGCCGTATCCATGGCCGTTGCCCGTGCCGCCGCCGAAGATGCCGGCCTGCCGCTCTACCGCTACTTGGGCGGTGCCGGCCCGATGGCCATGCCAGTACCGATGATGAACGTGATCAACGGAGGCGCACATGCCAACAACAGCTTGGACATTCAAGAATTTATGATCATGCCCGTAGGCGCAAAAAGCTTCCGCGAAGCTCTGCGCTGCGGTGCCGAAATTTTCCACGCCCTGAAAAAACTGTGCGACGAAAAAGGCTTCCCCACCACCGTAGGTGACGAAGGCGGTTTCGCGCCCAACTTAAACAGCCACGAAGAAGCCCTGCAACTGATGCAGGAAGCCGTAAAAGCCGCCGGCTACACCCCCGGCGAAGACGTATTGTTTGCATTAGACTGCGCTTCTAGCGAATTCTACAAAGACGGCAAATACCACCTGAGCGCAGAAGGCTTGGCCTTGAGCAGCGAAGAGTTTGCCGACTACTTGGCCAAACTGGTCGATACCTACCCCATCGTTTCCATCGAAGACGGCATGGACGAAAACGACTGGGCAGGCTGGAAGCACCTGACCGAAAAACTGGGCAAAAAAGTACAATTGGTCGGCGACGACTTATTCGTTACCAACCCGAAAATTTTGGCCGACGGCATCGAACAAGGCATCGCCAACGCTCTCTTGGTAAAAGTCAACCAAATCGGCACATTGAGCGAAACCCTCAAAGCCGTCGAACTGGCCAAACGCAACCGCTACACCAGTGTGATGAGCCACCGTTCGGGCGAAACCGAAGACAGTACCATCGCCGATTTGGCCGTTGCCACCAACTGCATGCAGATCAAAACCGGCTCCCTGAGCCGTTCCGACCGCATGGCCAAATACAACCAATTGCTGCGCATCGAAGAAGAATTGGCCGAAGCCGCCTACTACCCCGGCAAAGCCGCCTTCTACCAACTGGGCAAATAA
- the rapZ gene encoding RNase adapter RapZ, which translates to MKIVLISGLSGSGKSVALKLLEDLGYYCVDNLPIGLLPDLVTYHTESSEVSQLGISIDIRSRIDIKEAETQIRQLRQQGHDVEILFLEAEESVLIRRFSETRRSHPLSGQTLTLLESLQKERAWIFPLRELAYCIDTSKMNAQQLRYTVQQWLKLERNGMLVILESFGFKYGVPSNVDFLFDMRSLPNPYYDTELRPYNGMDKPIQDYLGQQPAVQEMINDISNFMSRWLPQMQVESRSYVTIGIGCTGGQHRSVYVVEQLAKRLQGQYELLVRHRQLIRLAER; encoded by the coding sequence ATGAAAATAGTATTGATTAGCGGGCTTTCCGGCTCCGGCAAATCCGTTGCGCTCAAACTTCTCGAAGACTTAGGCTATTACTGCGTCGATAACCTTCCCATCGGCCTGCTGCCCGACTTGGTAACATACCACACCGAAAGCAGCGAAGTTTCCCAACTGGGTATCAGCATCGACATCCGTTCCCGCATCGACATCAAAGAAGCCGAAACACAAATCCGGCAGTTGCGCCAACAGGGTCATGACGTAGAAATTCTGTTTCTCGAAGCCGAAGAAAGCGTGCTGATCCGCCGTTTTTCCGAAACCCGCCGCAGCCACCCCCTTTCCGGGCAAACCCTCACCCTGCTCGAAAGCCTGCAAAAAGAAAGGGCTTGGATTTTCCCCCTGCGCGAGCTGGCCTATTGTATCGACACCTCCAAAATGAACGCCCAGCAACTGCGCTACACCGTTCAACAATGGCTGAAACTCGAACGCAACGGCATGTTGGTGATTTTAGAATCATTCGGCTTCAAATACGGCGTACCTTCCAACGTTGATTTTCTTTTCGACATGCGCAGCCTGCCCAACCCCTATTACGATACCGAACTGCGCCCGTACAACGGCATGGACAAACCGATTCAAGACTATCTCGGCCAACAGCCCGCCGTGCAAGAAATGATTAACGACATCAGCAACTTCATGAGCCGCTGGCTGCCCCAAATGCAGGTAGAAAGCCGCAGTTACGTTACCATCGGCATCGGCTGCACCGGCGGGCAGCACCGCTCGGTGTATGTAGTCGAACAGCTTGCCAAACGGCTGCAAGGCCAATACGAACTGCTTGTGCGCCACCGCCAACTTATCCGATTGGCAGAGCGTTAA
- the scpB gene encoding SMC-Scp complex subunit ScpB, which produces MTDKLPPDALIEAALLTQTEPLSEKTMRELCVPPLSPDKLIDVLANLKTRWQNRALQLVHTHEGWRFQIAQAAFERLGSLQEQRAPRYSRAVMETLAIIAYQQPVTRGDIEGIRGVAVSQNVMQTLQDRGWIEVIGHRDSIGRPALWATTNVFLSDLQLESLEELPPLTELGELVLPDLIEPAESGDEETEAGQTEPLNEPPVLN; this is translated from the coding sequence ATGACCGACAAACTCCCCCCCGACGCGCTTATCGAAGCCGCGCTGCTTACTCAAACCGAACCGCTCAGCGAAAAGACCATGCGCGAGCTGTGCGTTCCGCCGCTGTCGCCCGACAAGCTGATCGATGTTCTGGCGAACTTGAAAACCCGCTGGCAAAACCGCGCTTTGCAGTTGGTGCATACGCATGAAGGCTGGCGTTTTCAGATTGCCCAAGCCGCATTCGAGCGGTTGGGCAGTTTGCAGGAACAGCGTGCGCCGCGTTATTCGCGTGCGGTGATGGAAACGCTGGCGATTATCGCCTACCAGCAGCCGGTTACGCGCGGCGACATCGAAGGCATACGCGGCGTGGCGGTGTCGCAAAACGTGATGCAAACGCTGCAAGACCGCGGTTGGATTGAGGTGATCGGCCACCGCGATTCTATCGGCCGCCCTGCTTTATGGGCGACGACCAATGTGTTTTTAAGCGATTTGCAGTTGGAAAGTTTGGAAGAACTGCCGCCGCTTACCGAATTGGGCGAGCTGGTATTGCCCGACTTGATTGAACCCGCCGAAAGCGGCGACGAAGAAACAGAAGCCGGGCAAACCGAGCCGCTTAACGAACCGCCCGTACTGAATTAA
- the ylqF gene encoding ribosome biogenesis GTPase YlqF, producing the protein MAIQWFPGHMNKAKKAIAERIKSIDMVIEMLDARLPASSENPLLAQLSRGKPKLKILNKQDLADPERTAVWLDYYNNKPDTQAIALDSSEQGATAKITRACRNMMPNRGGIDKPLRVLICGIPNVGKSTLINGMIGKKSAKTGNEPGITKAEQRLFLADDFWLYDTPGMLWPKIIVAESGYNLAASGAVGRNALDEEEVALELLDYLRRHYLPLLQTRYQADKDPSSHWNDTEWLEWIAKKRGAVLSGGRINYQKTAENILTDFRDGHIGRITLETPNQWEAWLKTAKQKEAELKALREMRKAERKR; encoded by the coding sequence ATGGCAATCCAATGGTTTCCCGGCCACATGAACAAGGCGAAAAAAGCCATCGCCGAGCGCATCAAAAGCATTGATATGGTGATTGAAATGCTCGATGCCCGCCTGCCCGCCTCCAGCGAAAATCCCCTGCTGGCACAACTTTCGCGCGGCAAACCCAAGCTCAAAATCCTCAATAAACAAGACCTTGCCGACCCCGAACGCACCGCCGTTTGGCTCGATTACTACAACAACAAGCCCGACACCCAAGCCATCGCTCTCGACTCTTCCGAGCAAGGTGCCACCGCCAAAATCACCCGCGCCTGCCGCAACATGATGCCCAACCGCGGCGGCATCGACAAACCCCTGCGCGTACTCATCTGCGGCATCCCCAACGTCGGCAAATCCACCCTGATAAACGGCATGATCGGCAAAAAATCCGCCAAAACCGGCAACGAACCCGGCATCACCAAAGCCGAACAACGCCTGTTTCTCGCCGACGACTTCTGGCTCTACGACACCCCCGGCATGTTGTGGCCGAAAATCATCGTAGCAGAAAGCGGCTACAACCTCGCCGCCAGCGGTGCCGTAGGCCGCAACGCACTCGACGAAGAAGAAGTCGCCCTCGAACTGCTCGACTACCTGCGCCGCCACTACCTGCCCCTGTTGCAGACACGTTACCAAGCCGACAAAGACCCCAGCAGCCATTGGAACGACACCGAATGGCTCGAATGGATCGCCAAAAAACGCGGAGCCGTATTAAGCGGCGGACGCATCAACTACCAAAAAACCGCCGAAAACATCCTTACCGATTTCCGCGACGGCCACATCGGCAGAATCACGCTCGAAACGCCGAACCAATGGGAAGCATGGCTCAAAACAGCCAAACAGAAAGAAGCCGAATTGAAAGCCTTGCGTGAAATGCGCAAAGCAGAGCGTAAAAGATAG
- a CDS encoding HNH endonuclease, whose amino-acid sequence MLNYQKITIENIEYFIIDSIQNLRAEDSFIHRNNKLSIFGGNGEARKYVGSYIDESGRRLRAFFEYENWGVTRTIKGKRAEYPIIQQNCFFNKENLKRYLIDAKVEYQKQEQLYHNDISKFYDEYVESIDNLKVENLFFSIYDVSDHLENTKGYRRGYIRSDDEIWAIWRKIVLPKISYLSILKLLPVQETENSKPLFYFRIFLDYQFRSIVHPQLLSTDKAEALNFEPEQVIEQEIIKYVGRKGQQKYRKDVLNHMPQCPFTLITDEILLIASHIKPYMACIKEDNELEALDYLNGLALTPTYDWLFDQGYITFLDDGRLICGTRLSLYTWEKLNINPNAKNKMRIYPEGREKYLAYHRQYVFQDNIEDFL is encoded by the coding sequence ATGTTGAATTATCAAAAAATCACAATTGAAAATATAGAGTATTTCATTATTGATAGTATTCAAAACTTACGGGCGGAAGATAGTTTTATTCATCGTAATAATAAATTGTCTATATTTGGTGGCAATGGAGAAGCTCGCAAATACGTTGGAAGTTATATTGATGAAAGTGGACGTAGATTAAGGGCATTTTTTGAATATGAGAATTGGGGGGTTACAAGAACCATTAAAGGAAAGAGAGCTGAATATCCTATTATTCAGCAAAATTGCTTTTTTAATAAAGAAAATTTGAAGCGTTATTTGATTGATGCCAAAGTTGAATATCAAAAACAAGAGCAACTCTATCATAATGATATTTCAAAATTTTATGATGAATATGTTGAAAGTATTGATAATTTAAAAGTAGAAAATCTATTTTTTTCTATCTATGATGTATCAGATCATTTAGAAAATACTAAAGGTTATCGTAGAGGATACATTCGTTCTGATGATGAAATTTGGGCAATTTGGCGTAAAATTGTCTTACCTAAAATTAGTTACTTATCGATTCTTAAATTATTACCTGTTCAGGAAACTGAAAATTCCAAGCCATTATTTTATTTTAGGATTTTTTTGGATTATCAATTTCGTTCTATTGTTCATCCTCAACTTTTATCAACAGATAAAGCTGAAGCATTGAATTTTGAGCCTGAACAGGTTATTGAACAAGAAATTATTAAATATGTAGGTAGAAAAGGACAACAAAAATACCGTAAAGATGTACTTAATCATATGCCACAATGTCCTTTTACATTGATTACAGACGAAATTTTATTGATAGCCAGCCACATTAAGCCTTATATGGCTTGTATTAAAGAAGATAATGAACTAGAAGCACTGGATTATCTGAACGGTTTAGCTTTAACACCGACTTATGATTGGTTGTTTGATCAAGGTTATATTACATTTTTAGATGATGGGCGATTAATTTGCGGAACACGATTAAGCCTTTATACTTGGGAAAAGCTCAATATCAATCCCAACGCAAAAAATAAAATGCGTATTTATCCCGAGGGCCGTGAAAAATATTTAGCATATCATCGACAATATGTATTTCAAGATAATATTGAAGATTTTTTATAA